From the Oryzias melastigma strain HK-1 linkage group LG13, ASM292280v2, whole genome shotgun sequence genome, the window TAGCTTGTTTGGATATGCCAATGTTGACTAGCATTTTTCCTAGAAGAGTGTGATCTACGGTGTCGAAGGCCTTTGAGAGGTCAATGAAGAGTGCAGGTGTTTAAAGGTCATCTATGTCATGTATGTCATGCATTACTTGTCTCGGTTGACCGGGGATGCAGTGTTGTCCATAAATATGCTGGAGAGGCTCCAGGATCTCTGTTCCGCCCAGATCAGCCGACATCTCCTCAACTTTTTTCAGAGCCTGCCTCATGGTCCTCTGGCTATACCTTACGCTTTTCCTGTCGTGGAAATGTGCATTCAAATAACACACTACGACCAAAGTACAAACATGTAGAACCGAGCTTACTGGAAGAGGTGTTCAAAATGGTCACcaaaactgtaaatgttgaaATAGCAGCCCATGGGTAAACTCTTCATGAGCAGCAGGAGAGTTTCCTGCAGAGAGGGCCGAGAAAAACTGCTTCAGGAAATGATAGAGAGAAGGagagagtttctgcagagatatCTACCTTGGCACTGTCGATGCGAGTTAGATGATCACTGTCGGCCATAGGAGAATCCATACTGCCTGATCGGTCCAGTAAGAGCACAAACTCTCCACAGGAAGAGGCGGAAGACCGCACAGACTCAGGAAAGTCATGATGGAAGCTCGCCATGACCACCGGATCACCCATCAGAGTTCCTGACGCACAAGAGAAAAACACTTGAAGTGAAttcatgtcagaaaaaaaacaagcacagaGAATGAACATTACAGTAAGATCCAAGAATTAGTTATCTGAACTTTACAAACTTGAACTCACCAGGCTCAGCAGAGTCCTGTCCTGCCTCCACCACAGCAGAGGGCTGGTGAGCATCTTTGTAATAAATCAGCAGCTCTACATCTCTGTCAAACTTGTGTCCTGCAGCCAGTTTAACCTGCACATCAACAACTATACTCATTACTGGGTCGTAGTAAGGAGAACCAGCAAAcgttcttgtttgttttactcaCAGTGGCCTCAGTCTGATCAGAGTTCAGGTACTGAAGAGGCTCCATGGAacattttgattcaattttagAAACTGGCCGATTAGAGGACACTCGAACAGAGAAGGACAGACTGTAGGGAACTTCAGAGGTTGGAATAGAGCTCACCGGGAGTCCAGGAGCTTCACTACCTGAAAACAAGAAACAACCAGGAGACGTCAAGAATCGCGAGTATGTGTGGCAATAAAAGGGTTAATACTTAGTGCTTCAGTCAAGTTTGATACTAAAAATGTTCAAGGGCTTCATCTactgtggaggtttttaagaaaaaaacttaaaactacaGCTTTTACGTAGTTTTTACATGTCCACATGttctaatttgattttataaattgttgctaatatttaatttgattttacttATGGGATGTGTATAtaagccatccatccattttcctgactgcttcgtccctttcgggatcgcgggggtgccggagcctaacccggctgctgatgggcgaaggcggggttcaccctggacaggtcgccagtctgtctcagggcctcaatcacacacacattcactctcacattcacacctaggggcaatgtagagtcaccaattaacctatgaagcatgtttttggacggtgggaggaagccggagtccccggtgaaaacccacgcatgcacggggagaacatgcaaactccacacagaaaggtcccagccgggatttgaaccggggccttctcgctgtgaggcaagagcgctaaccactgcgccaccgtgcagcccgtgtatataagcagttttttttattttttttttattaggattgCTATCTAACTGCTATTTTTTGTctaacttgtatttattttatagtgAAAAGATGCTCTGTAGCAGGAATAGAGCTATATAcgtaaataaagttgaatttgaaagTTATGGTGCAAAGAAACCCCTTAGAGTTTAGAAATGAATGTTTATTTGGTTGTTTgatttgatatatttatttatttacacacataaaaaggacaaaaaaatataagaaaactaaaaatacaaaaagtaaaatcctGTGATGATGTTACAGAAATCCATCTGGGTTCATTCAAGAAAATAACAActctgttgaaaaataaaataaagtgaaatacagtaaataaacaaatagataaCTAGTCTGAAGAATCTAaaccaataaaacaattaactCTAACATAagaattcaaaatcaaattgattttatgaaaataaaattagaaaacatatcttttttttttttgcaaaattaaacCCAATTTTAATAACttgagatcaaaatcttttttagaaattttcTATTTAATCTTGCTATCAAAACCCAAACTCCTTTAATagttaataataatgaatagtTAATAAGAATTTGTTGCCACATTAAAAGGAAGAACATTTAACTTGTGAACTCATAATTCCTAAAACTCCTGAACTCCTGAAACTTCttcagtttgttcattttgaatatgaattttaattaaattgttgtgttttttccagCCTGAGAATaccataaaatcataaatatatatatattaaatttaaagataATTTGTTTGCTTGAAACTGGGTAGAGTATTCTTTCAgatccttgttttgtttttctacaactgtttttggATCCTTATGAGAAATCAAAAGATAGttgtcatctgcaaataaaatggggaaaatgttgttttaccaAAACATGCTAAATCATTTATATAAACCAGAAATGACAAAGGTCCTAAAATAGATTTCTTGGGTACACCACATTTAATTACATCTCTTTCTGAGTCATAGTCATTAATTGTCACATATTGTCTTCTATTTATCACATAATTAAAAAGCCATTTATGCACAAGACCTTGAAAATCGTATTCATATAATTGGTCCAACAATATTCCATGATGCACAGAATCAAATGCCttcaaaagaaatacaaatacacCTATTGTAATTTCAGTGTTGGTTAAAGCCGTGTATATACTGTCAGTAAGTTCAACTAATTCCAGGTAAGTGGAGGAGTTTTTTAATCCATAGTGGTGTTGatacattacatttttgtgttcaaatgttTGAGCAATCTAGAGTTAATTAACTTTTCTAGAACCTTTGAAAACATGGTAAGACTGATATGGGACAGTAGTTTGTGAACATACTTGGATCACCAGCTTTGTATAGaaagacaaaactttttaaaatctgcaggaacattattttataaatctgTGATTTTCATTCTACTTCTGGCCACTAGGGTCCTGGTCCTTGTTGAAAGTTCTGATGGGAAAAGAGAAAATCAGTCATTTCTGACTGGAATTCTGTACCCAGGGGGTTTACATAACATGTGTCACACAGACATAGACCACAAAAACTGGTTCAGATTTAAGAGTAAAACTGTAAACATGTGTTGTTTTATGGGGTTTCTTAGGGAAATGACAAGAactacaagaaaacaaactttctgtCATTGTTGGTTAACTATAAATTTTACTTGTATATAAAACAGAGAATGTGAAAGAAATGAATATAAATGATGAAGCCAAGAtgcttgtttttacaaaataaaaaaactcttatGTTTTAGTTATGAAAACGTAAgattaaagaaagtaaaataactaacttaatgtaaaaatatttttaaaaagataaattaaaagaGGATTAAAAACGTGTGTAAACAGTACAAACTATGTGCataatatagcaaaaaaaaaagttgggcaACACAAAAAGGAAGAGATCAGATTACAAAGGAGTTTCTGATGGTGGAAGTTTGGGAGGAATAAATCTTGTGTATTGCTAAATCTTTGTGACTGTTGTGTACAGGAAGAGGAATGTCCAAAGTTAGGCAAGTATTTTCAAAAGTTCCTCACTAATGTAACCGTTTTAGAGACAGCAACAGGAAATGAGTCACTAATAAGAAGGGGTTTTCATGTGGAAGCTTGTTTACTCTAGTTAAACATGGATATTTTCTGAAGTAAAACAGAAGagtgtaatattttaaaaactggtttCCATACCTTGAGGTTGGTAGCGAGGGTTGAGCACAGCAGGCAGACAGAACCTCAGCCCCTCATCAGCCTCCACAGTCAGCTCAATGACATACTCCAGCCTGATGGAGGCGCTCTCCCCTGGAGGCAGACTGCCCACACTCAGAGAGAAGATGTCCGGACTCTGTTCACTCTCCTCCAACAGGAGGGCCAGCTGTCCTGAACTCAGAGCATCATCATACTCCTCCCGAGCCTGCAGCAAACATCAAACACGTCAGCAGCTGCGGTTACatgcaaaaatgtctttattcagGTCAATGATCAGATTAGAATTGGGCCCCAAAAAGCGTTATCCGATTGTAGCAAACTTTTATTGACCCACAAGCTAGATTGGAATAAATCATCTTGACAAGAGCAGAActatctaaaaaaatggaaggtggctgattctaggagcccagactgtgGAAGGGCCCACAGAGGCCCCAAATGCCAGTTTGCCTCTGTATTAGGGGccctatatttttttttttcatggggCCCAAAGTCCCTCGCGGCACCCCTGCAGCCGGATGGATCTTGGCTGCAAAGTAGTCGagtaatcgtggcagccctaatcaattattaaaatagtagacgactaatttaatagtcgatttttCATTACTTCATAATAAATTTAGTCagaagttgaaagttatgatagaattctgctagctttttggactattttgacagttattaaggttttttaagctatttctgagtttagctaatatttcagctacatgccagctgttttggctaactttggcttttttcagtttttaaagctaattttgcatttaactaatattttagcccgctatcagcttcaatgttttctgcTATCAACATCCGTGTCTTTATCTActgtttttagcatcttcagcagccaaattcagcttacagcattcactctagcattattgcaggtaatgatacatatctagtttttagttagcaaAAAGCTAATGATGTGCGTTTTAAATACACTtcgtgcatgacctgattagttgactaatctgaaaaaaataatcagtgattagtcgactgttaaaataatcgtttgtggcagcactactgcaCATAAATGCGTACGAACAACATCTGCCTTCACTTTTTCTCTCCACAATTGGTAACACAAATTCACATGATTGTTTGAACAGTTTCAAAGGACTCTGTGGAGCGgcatttctgcattcaaaagtCTAACTGGGACAGAGTATTCTGTATggtgtgtttacatttttattcagattacTTGTGTCGATGTGAACAAAGCTGCAAATGTTAACtaatctgcagctgctttccaGGGAGTGAGGCTTTCTGTCCAGATCACCTGCTGCTTCTCCTTCAGCTCAGCTACAATGTGTGTCTGTCCAATCTTAGCACTGAAATGACACACAGCAGCATCTCCAGGCAGAGGGAAGACAAAAACTGCCTCTACAGGATTGTCCTCCTTGTTCTGGTAGTTCAGAGTGGAGATGACTGTAGCCACATGGTCcttcacctgcagctccacctCCACACTCTGCAGAGGAACTGAGAAGAAAAGTTCTGGTTAGGTAAATtatctgattaaaaaagaaaataaaaatgaaaaacaaaagaaaatgttagatttttttttttaatttaaagttcaaTGAATAAAGTCCATTTCAATCTACATTCTGATGAGtatcaaaaacacacacagaattTAACTAAaccaatttaagaaaaaatgcagctgagactgtttaaaagttacaagagtaaaactacaaactaaaaatcagcttttattttaaaaccaattcaTCTTCCAAGCACTTTTTATGCACATAAGCTTTCAATACTGAATTGATAATAATGTAAATACTACCACAAC encodes:
- the LOC112149038 gene encoding von Willebrand factor A domain-containing protein 5A, coding for MECPFGLLSLIEKQKVPLQSVEVELQVKDHVATVISTLNYQNKEDNPVEAVFVFPLPGDAAVCHFSAKIGQTHIVAELKEKQQAREEYDDALSSGQLALLLEESEQSPDIFSLSVGSLPPGESASIRLEYVIELTVEADEGLRFCLPAVLNPRYQPQELSTRTRTLVARSRMKITDL